A genomic window from Sphingobacterium sp. BN32 includes:
- a CDS encoding nucleoside permease: MSSTIKFKLSFMMFLEFFIWGSWFVTLGTFLGNTLNASGLEIANVFSTQSWGAIVAPFIIGMIADRYFNAERILGVLHLIGAFLMFQLYQSESIGSFFPYVLGYMLLYMPTLSLVNSVSFRQMKNPEKEFSNIRIWGTIGWIVAGLSISYLFKWDADQGIKDGLLRNTFLMASIGSLVLGLFSFILPKTPPVKNESGEKQSVAKVLGLDAIKLLKDRNFLVFFVCSILICIPLAFYYQYANPFLSEIGLENPTGKMTIGQISEALCLLLLPVFFTRFGFKNTILVGMLAWVIRYALFAYGDAGEATFMLLLGIALHGICYDFFFVSGQIYTDSKAGKDNKSAAQGLITLATYGVGQLIGFWVAGYVSDMYQTVKSADVALFWNKLWVVPAGIALVVFFIFLVFFKKETIVNQSETN, from the coding sequence ATGTCATCAACTATTAAATTTAAACTATCCTTCATGATGTTCCTGGAGTTCTTTATTTGGGGCTCTTGGTTCGTGACGTTAGGTACCTTTTTAGGGAATACCTTGAACGCATCGGGACTTGAAATCGCTAATGTTTTCTCCACACAATCATGGGGTGCTATCGTAGCGCCTTTTATCATTGGGATGATTGCCGACCGCTACTTCAATGCAGAGCGCATCTTGGGTGTACTGCACCTTATTGGCGCCTTCCTAATGTTCCAACTTTACCAAAGTGAGTCTATTGGCTCTTTCTTTCCTTATGTGTTAGGCTATATGTTATTATACATGCCGACGCTATCCCTAGTAAACTCGGTTTCCTTCCGTCAGATGAAGAATCCAGAGAAGGAGTTCTCTAATATCCGCATCTGGGGAACTATCGGATGGATTGTTGCCGGACTTTCAATTTCTTATCTTTTCAAATGGGATGCCGACCAGGGAATTAAAGATGGCTTATTGAGAAATACCTTCTTGATGGCGTCTATTGGTTCATTAGTATTAGGTTTGTTCAGCTTTATATTGCCGAAAACTCCTCCTGTTAAGAATGAAAGTGGCGAAAAGCAAAGTGTTGCCAAAGTTTTAGGATTAGATGCTATTAAGCTTTTAAAAGATAGAAACTTCTTGGTATTCTTTGTTTGCTCAATATTAATCTGTATCCCACTGGCATTCTATTATCAATATGCGAATCCATTCTTGTCGGAAATAGGTTTGGAAAACCCGACGGGTAAGATGACGATAGGCCAAATTTCGGAGGCTTTATGTCTTTTATTATTGCCTGTTTTCTTTACGCGTTTTGGTTTCAAGAACACGATTCTCGTAGGGATGTTAGCATGGGTTATTCGTTATGCACTGTTTGCTTATGGCGACGCCGGCGAAGCAACCTTTATGTTGTTATTAGGAATTGCGCTTCACGGTATCTGTTATGATTTCTTCTTTGTATCTGGGCAAATCTATACCGACTCAAAAGCGGGTAAGGACAATAAGAGTGCTGCACAGGGATTAATTACATTAGCGACTTACGGTGTTGGGCAATTGATCGGATTCTGGGTAGCAGGATATGTGAGCGATATGTATCAAACCGTTAAATCGGCAGATGTAGCATTGTTCTGGAATAAGTTATGGGTAGTTCCTGCAGGAATTGCTTTAGTAGTATTTTTTATCTTCCTTGTATTTTTCAAGAAAGAGACCATTGTAAATCAATCTGAAACTAATTAA
- a CDS encoding FAD:protein FMN transferase, with protein sequence MLNWFSLIGIMGIGCCTFAQQPISGLQRFNVEGYAQGTTYAVSYYANDERVKKAQLDSIFQVIDQSMSLYKPNSLISKFNSDTSSEIVMDHHMRTVLKKSFKINKLSKGIFDITVKPLVSLWGFGPEKTVGIPDSNAVKDALTYVGMDKLAIKSNQLRKKDKRVEIDLNGIAQGYTVDVLYDFFLSKKIKSFLVEVGGEIRTHGYKPENEPYKVLIQRPDETREQRNYIIALHNKAVTTSGSYEKYRTVNNYRFSHHMDAKTGYPLKSSIITVTVIAENAMDADALDNVFMAMKPEDAVAFANSKNKIDIYLLYLDNGVVKEAYSKGFSKYIITN encoded by the coding sequence GTGTTAAACTGGTTCAGTCTAATCGGCATAATGGGAATTGGTTGTTGTACCTTTGCGCAACAGCCAATTTCTGGTTTACAGCGATTCAACGTGGAAGGTTATGCCCAAGGAACGACCTACGCTGTTAGCTATTATGCCAACGACGAGCGAGTAAAGAAAGCACAGTTGGACAGTATATTTCAGGTCATTGATCAGTCAATGTCGCTTTATAAACCAAATTCCTTAATCAGCAAGTTCAATTCCGATACGAGTAGCGAGATTGTGATGGATCATCACATGCGGACGGTGCTTAAAAAATCTTTTAAAATCAATAAACTTTCAAAGGGGATATTTGATATCACGGTGAAACCGTTGGTTTCACTATGGGGATTCGGACCTGAAAAGACAGTCGGTATACCAGATTCTAATGCGGTTAAAGATGCTTTGACATACGTTGGAATGGATAAATTAGCAATCAAAAGCAATCAGCTGCGGAAAAAGGACAAACGCGTGGAGATTGATTTAAACGGCATTGCACAAGGTTATACCGTTGATGTACTTTACGATTTCTTTTTATCGAAGAAAATTAAATCATTCCTGGTGGAAGTAGGCGGGGAGATTCGGACGCATGGTTATAAGCCGGAAAACGAGCCTTATAAAGTGTTAATACAGCGTCCTGACGAGACCAGGGAGCAGAGGAATTATATCATTGCTCTACATAACAAGGCGGTGACTACGTCGGGGAGCTATGAGAAGTATCGCACGGTAAATAACTATCGTTTTTCGCATCATATGGATGCTAAAACAGGCTATCCATTGAAATCATCTATTATAACCGTGACGGTGATTGCAGAGAATGCGATGGATGCAGATGCGCTTGATAATGTCTTTATGGCGATGAAACCTGAGGATGCTGTCGCATTTGCGAATTCGAAAAATAAAATTGATATTTATTTACTGTATTTGGATAATGGGGTCGTTAAAGAGGCGTATTCCAAAGGGTTTTCCAAATACATAATAACCAACTAG
- a CDS encoding hydroxypyruvate isomerase family protein, translating to MKRSEFLKNSSMLVGGTLLGGTAVAGTSTKEKSTQAVNQPFKLDYAPHQGMFSTSAGKNFLDEIKYMHDLGFRSIEDNGMPSRSVDEQKKIGDLLAKLGMRMGVFVVPKGGNGANSLAAGKQEFVDIFLKGCRDSVEIAKRCNAKWATVVPGDFARKLPMGVQTANVVEALKRGAEIFEPHGLTMVLEPLSDTPDLFLRFTDQTYEICKAVGSPSVKILYDAYHQQKNEGNLINLMDLCWSEIGYIQVGDNPGRKEPTTGEINYKNVFKWLHQKGYKGIVGMEHGMSKSGKEGEQALVAAYREVDSF from the coding sequence ATGAAAAGATCAGAATTCTTAAAGAACAGTTCCATGCTTGTTGGCGGTACTTTATTGGGTGGGACGGCGGTTGCCGGTACTTCAACCAAGGAAAAGAGTACACAGGCAGTGAATCAACCATTTAAACTAGACTACGCGCCCCATCAAGGGATGTTTAGCACTAGCGCCGGAAAGAACTTTCTTGATGAGATAAAATATATGCACGATCTGGGATTCCGCAGTATCGAAGATAACGGAATGCCATCGCGCTCGGTGGATGAACAAAAGAAAATTGGAGATTTGCTAGCCAAGTTGGGTATGCGCATGGGGGTGTTTGTTGTTCCTAAGGGCGGAAATGGTGCTAATTCCCTTGCCGCTGGTAAGCAGGAGTTTGTTGATATCTTCCTGAAAGGATGCCGCGACTCCGTAGAAATCGCTAAGCGTTGTAATGCCAAATGGGCGACTGTTGTTCCGGGAGACTTTGCAAGAAAGCTTCCAATGGGCGTTCAGACAGCCAATGTAGTGGAAGCGTTGAAGCGTGGTGCTGAGATTTTCGAACCACATGGCTTAACGATGGTCTTAGAGCCTCTAAGTGATACACCGGACCTTTTCCTACGTTTTACTGATCAGACATACGAGATATGTAAAGCAGTAGGTAGTCCATCCGTAAAGATTCTTTACGATGCATATCACCAACAAAAGAATGAAGGAAACCTAATCAACCTGATGGATTTATGCTGGAGTGAGATTGGATATATCCAAGTAGGTGACAATCCTGGGCGTAAGGAACCAACAACTGGAGAAATCAACTATAAGAATGTATTCAAATGGTTGCATCAAAAGGGTTACAAGGGGATCGTAGGGATGGAGCATGGCATGTCTAAATCTGGCAAAGAAGGCGAACAAGCGCTAGTAGCAGCCTATAGAGAAGTGGATTCTTTCTAG
- a CDS encoding Gfo/Idh/MocA family protein, with amino-acid sequence MSNNNSRRDFLKNTAIAAAGFSIVPRHVLGGSGFLAPSDRLIVAGIGVGGKGESDIKSFADSGKAELAYLCDVDQRRAANSVKRFPKAKFYKDFREMLDKEHKHIDAVSVSTPDHNHAIQALAAMQLGKHVYVQKPLTHDIWEARVLTHAAKKYKVVTQMGNQGASNDGPREIREWYEAGLIGDVHTVYCWTDRPVWPQGIQWPTQKAPVPKELDWDLWLGTAPQKDYIEKLVPFNWRGWWDYGTGALGDMGCHLLEVPFSVLGLSYLQDVQASVGSVYVDEFKRGYFPESCPPSSHATMTFPKAARTQGPVTLHWMDGGIQPARPEELEPNEIFGDGGNGILMVGTKGKVLADTYGDKARLLPTTRKENVAMKYARVPGKASGHYAQWVEACIAGYGKKEVSAPFEISGPLTEALLMANLAIRGADMRIDGKYPGRNLKLLWDNDNMKVTNFDIVNQFVKRQYRPGWEINYSF; translated from the coding sequence ATGAGTAATAACAATTCAAGAAGGGATTTTCTAAAGAACACAGCCATCGCGGCTGCGGGCTTTAGCATCGTTCCTCGTCATGTCTTAGGTGGATCAGGCTTTCTAGCGCCTAGCGACCGTTTGATTGTTGCAGGTATTGGTGTTGGGGGAAAAGGAGAGAGCGACATCAAATCGTTTGCCGATAGCGGAAAAGCGGAACTGGCATACTTATGTGATGTAGATCAACGTCGCGCAGCCAATTCGGTTAAGCGATTCCCGAAAGCAAAATTCTATAAAGATTTCAGAGAAATGTTGGATAAGGAACACAAGCACATTGATGCTGTTTCGGTTTCCACACCCGATCATAACCATGCGATCCAGGCGCTGGCAGCAATGCAGTTAGGAAAGCACGTATATGTTCAGAAACCTCTGACCCACGATATTTGGGAAGCAAGGGTATTGACTCATGCTGCTAAAAAATATAAAGTCGTTACACAGATGGGTAACCAAGGTGCATCAAATGATGGTCCTCGCGAAATCCGTGAATGGTATGAAGCAGGTCTTATTGGTGATGTTCATACAGTGTACTGTTGGACCGATCGCCCGGTATGGCCTCAAGGTATTCAATGGCCTACTCAAAAGGCACCTGTTCCGAAAGAATTGGACTGGGATCTGTGGTTAGGAACGGCTCCTCAGAAAGACTACATCGAAAAATTGGTTCCATTTAACTGGCGCGGCTGGTGGGATTATGGAACCGGCGCATTAGGCGATATGGGTTGTCACCTACTGGAAGTTCCTTTCAGCGTATTAGGCTTATCTTACTTGCAGGATGTACAGGCTTCTGTAGGCTCTGTCTATGTGGATGAGTTCAAACGTGGCTATTTCCCAGAGAGCTGCCCGCCGTCGAGCCATGCGACCATGACTTTCCCGAAAGCAGCAAGAACGCAAGGTCCGGTTACCCTGCACTGGATGGACGGAGGAATTCAACCTGCACGCCCGGAAGAGCTAGAGCCAAATGAAATCTTTGGTGATGGTGGCAACGGTATCTTGATGGTCGGTACAAAAGGAAAAGTATTAGCAGATACTTATGGTGATAAAGCACGCCTATTGCCGACTACACGTAAGGAAAACGTGGCGATGAAGTATGCTCGTGTACCTGGAAAAGCTAGCGGACACTACGCACAGTGGGTGGAAGCTTGTATTGCAGGATACGGTAAGAAAGAGGTGAGTGCACCGTTTGAAATTTCAGGACCATTGACCGAAGCTTTATTGATGGCGAATTTGGCGATTCGTGGTGCTGACATGCGTATCGATGGTAAATACCCTGGACGTAACTTGAAACTACTTTGGGACAATGATAATATGAAAGTAACGAACTTTGATATCGTCAACCAATTTGTGAAGCGTCAATATCGCCCGGGATGGGAAATTAATTATTCATTTTAA
- a CDS encoding SUMF1/EgtB/PvdO family nonheme iron enzyme gives MKKLIFFALLATTTLSHAQDKHERYIQKINGTSLEFSMEAIPAGEFMMGSSKGGNEDEKPAHRVKLDPFWMGTYEVTWNLFEPFLYKDYEVTKSTDGKVPAEVDAVTRPTKPYLDMTFGYGKDGQPALAMTHYNAIQFCKWLYVRTGVFYRLPTEAEWEYACRAGSNTAYFFGDDAGQLAEYAAYKENSNGQTAKVGTKKPNAWGLYDMLGNVSEWTYDQYDADFYSTFKNKVAENPVNVPTKLYPHVVRGGSFESEAIDLRSAARGASDPVWKQLDPQIPKSNWWFPEAPFVGMRLVRPVKQPSHAEIMEYYDKAPLKDF, from the coding sequence ATGAAGAAATTAATTTTCTTTGCCCTTTTAGCGACTACAACCCTTTCCCATGCTCAAGATAAACACGAGCGTTACATTCAAAAAATAAACGGTACAAGTCTAGAATTCAGTATGGAAGCTATTCCTGCTGGCGAGTTTATGATGGGGAGTTCTAAAGGAGGCAATGAAGATGAAAAACCTGCTCACCGCGTAAAGCTTGATCCATTTTGGATGGGTACTTATGAAGTGACATGGAATCTCTTTGAACCTTTCCTTTACAAGGATTACGAAGTGACAAAATCTACCGATGGGAAAGTTCCTGCGGAGGTTGATGCTGTTACACGACCAACAAAACCATACTTAGACATGACTTTTGGTTATGGCAAAGACGGGCAGCCGGCTTTAGCGATGACGCATTATAACGCGATACAGTTTTGTAAATGGTTATATGTTCGAACCGGTGTGTTCTATCGCTTGCCAACAGAGGCAGAGTGGGAGTACGCTTGTCGTGCCGGATCCAATACTGCTTACTTCTTCGGAGATGATGCAGGTCAATTGGCGGAATATGCAGCATATAAAGAAAACAGCAATGGACAGACTGCAAAAGTTGGTACTAAAAAACCGAATGCTTGGGGGCTGTATGATATGTTAGGTAATGTTTCAGAGTGGACTTACGACCAATACGATGCGGACTTTTATTCCACCTTCAAAAATAAGGTGGCTGAGAATCCAGTAAATGTACCGACTAAATTGTATCCGCATGTGGTACGTGGTGGCTCATTTGAGAGCGAAGCAATCGATTTGCGTTCTGCTGCTCGTGGTGCATCAGATCCAGTTTGGAAGCAATTAGATCCTCAAATTCCAAAATCTAATTGGTGGTTTCCGGAAGCTCCATTTGTGGGAATGCGTTTAGTGCGTCCCGTAAAGCAGCCTAGCCATGCTGAAATCATGGAATACTATGATAAAGCGCCTTTGAAAGACTTTTAA
- a CDS encoding GMC oxidoreductase: MVENNVYDAIVIGSGISGGWAAKELTEKGLKTIMLERGRNVEHVKDYHANKDTWEYPHRGGRTKQMEADYPVLKRDYALNEKNLDFWVNEKESPYVEKKRFDWFRGYHVGGRSLMWGRQSYRLGDLDFEANAKDGHGVDWPIRYKDIAPWYSYAEKWAGISGNRDGLDVLPDGDFLPAMEFNFVEKDLAERIKKQYGGSRHFIMGRTANITKPHTGRINCQYQNQCWLGCNFGGYFSTQSSTLPPAMKTGNLTLRPFSIVTKIIYDKDTKKAKGVEIIDAETNKTYEFFAKVIFVCASAFNSTWVLMNSATDVWEGGLGSSSGELGHNAMDHHFRLGASGRVEGFEDKYMFGRRPTGLYVPRFVNIPSDTKQRDYVRGFGYQGSAGRGRWSGEIAEMAVGGEWKDALCEPGNWTAGFTAFGEILPYHENRIFLDKEVKDKWGLPVLAMDMELRDNELKMRKDMAEEMKDMLEAIGLKDVSTYDGGYNFGMGIHEMGTARMGLDPKTSVLNKHNQVWDATNVYVTDGAAMTSAGCVNPSLTYMALTARAVDHAVSELKKGNI, from the coding sequence ATGGTAGAGAATAATGTTTATGATGCCATTGTTATCGGATCAGGTATTAGCGGCGGATGGGCGGCTAAGGAGCTAACTGAGAAAGGTCTGAAAACAATCATGTTAGAACGTGGTCGCAATGTGGAGCACGTAAAGGATTACCATGCAAATAAGGATACTTGGGAATACCCTCATCGTGGCGGTAGGACCAAGCAAATGGAAGCGGATTATCCGGTTCTGAAACGTGATTACGCGTTAAACGAAAAGAACCTAGACTTTTGGGTGAACGAGAAAGAAAGCCCTTATGTAGAGAAGAAGCGTTTTGACTGGTTCAGAGGATATCATGTAGGCGGCCGTTCATTGATGTGGGGTCGTCAGAGTTACCGTTTAGGTGATTTAGACTTTGAAGCAAATGCAAAGGATGGACACGGTGTTGATTGGCCGATTCGTTATAAAGATATTGCACCTTGGTATAGCTATGCTGAAAAATGGGCAGGTATTTCAGGTAACCGCGACGGACTAGATGTCCTTCCTGATGGTGATTTCTTGCCAGCTATGGAGTTCAACTTTGTTGAAAAGGACTTAGCTGAACGCATTAAGAAACAATACGGTGGTAGTCGTCACTTCATCATGGGGCGTACGGCGAATATCACTAAACCACATACCGGACGTATCAACTGTCAGTATCAAAATCAGTGCTGGTTAGGCTGTAACTTCGGAGGATACTTCTCTACACAATCTTCAACATTGCCACCGGCAATGAAAACCGGAAACTTAACCCTTCGTCCGTTTTCTATCGTAACGAAGATTATCTACGATAAGGACACGAAGAAGGCAAAAGGCGTAGAGATTATCGACGCAGAAACAAACAAGACATACGAATTCTTTGCGAAAGTTATCTTCGTTTGTGCCTCGGCTTTCAACTCAACTTGGGTGTTGATGAACTCGGCTACAGATGTTTGGGAAGGTGGATTAGGAAGTAGTTCTGGCGAGTTAGGTCACAATGCAATGGACCACCATTTCCGTTTAGGCGCAAGCGGACGTGTAGAAGGATTCGAAGATAAATATATGTTTGGCCGTCGTCCGACGGGCCTATATGTTCCTCGCTTTGTGAATATTCCTTCTGACACGAAACAACGTGATTATGTTCGTGGCTTTGGTTATCAAGGATCTGCTGGACGTGGAAGATGGTCGGGCGAGATTGCCGAGATGGCTGTTGGTGGCGAATGGAAAGATGCACTTTGCGAACCAGGAAACTGGACGGCAGGATTCACTGCATTCGGAGAAATCCTTCCCTACCATGAGAACCGTATTTTCCTTGACAAGGAGGTGAAGGATAAATGGGGATTGCCAGTCTTGGCGATGGATATGGAGCTGAGAGATAATGAGCTTAAGATGCGTAAGGATATGGCCGAGGAAATGAAGGATATGTTGGAAGCAATCGGTCTGAAAGACGTTAGTACTTACGATGGAGGATACAACTTCGGGATGGGTATTCACGAAATGGGAACAGCACGTATGGGCTTGGATCCGAAAACTTCCGTATTGAACAAGCACAATCAAGTTTGGGATGCGACAAACGTTTATGTAACGGATGGTGCAGCGATGACTTCTGCGGGCTGTGTGAATCCATCACTTACTTATATGGCATTAACGGCGAGAGCGGTTGACCATGCGGTAAGCGAGCTTAAAAAAGGAAATATCTAA
- a CDS encoding gluconate 2-dehydrogenase subunit 3 family protein, whose product MMNRREALKRVAFIMGGTVIGANLFLEGCTRPASKDVATLFEAETTDYLGELAEAILPKTSTPGAKEAGVGEFIPVMIRDCYDEKDQKSFLEGLNGVEARAKKDFKKGFLELTPEEKLQFVNTYDKEAKDYQTNKKEEDANHFFTMLKQLTLTGFFTSEVGMKKALRYVKIPGKYDGNYPYKKGDKAWAL is encoded by the coding sequence ATGATGAATAGAAGAGAAGCGTTAAAACGTGTAGCCTTTATTATGGGTGGTACGGTTATCGGTGCAAACCTGTTTTTAGAGGGTTGTACTCGTCCGGCATCTAAAGATGTGGCTACCTTATTTGAAGCTGAAACAACAGATTACTTAGGCGAATTAGCAGAAGCTATTCTTCCTAAAACTTCTACGCCAGGTGCTAAAGAAGCGGGTGTGGGCGAATTTATCCCGGTGATGATTCGCGACTGTTATGATGAGAAAGATCAAAAATCTTTCTTAGAGGGTCTTAATGGCGTGGAAGCACGCGCGAAGAAGGATTTCAAGAAAGGATTCTTAGAATTGACTCCTGAAGAGAAACTTCAATTCGTGAATACATACGACAAAGAAGCTAAAGATTACCAAACGAATAAGAAGGAGGAAGATGCAAACCATTTCTTCACCATGTTGAAGCAATTGACTTTAACCGGATTTTTTACTTCGGAGGTAGGTATGAAGAAAGCATTGCGTTATGTGAAAATCCCTGGAAAATACGATGGAAACTATCCGTATAAGAAGGGCGATAAAGCATGGGCGCTCTAG
- a CDS encoding AEC family transporter: MSNFILIVFCLAAGVLSRKMNWVAKDGYRALNAWVLYFGLPAISFHYLPKLTWDNSLIFTILCPIIVLAGGILFFYSIGSILGLSKRTSHTMMLVAGLSNTSFVGFPLITAYFGTQGLPIGIVADQMTFFLLSSAGVLIATKGSLNANKKVSLTFIIKRVFTFPPLIGCLLALLITQIADLSSLDDFFHLIASTVSPIALFSIGLQLNFTIVKSEVPNITYAMLYKLILAPLIVFLLAYVLGYRGEIVAISIFEMAMPSLVATSIVIDQFKLNSKLGNSVIGLSIPLSLLTTYVWYEILNFFIM, translated from the coding sequence GTGTCAAATTTTATCCTTATTGTTTTCTGCTTAGCTGCTGGAGTGCTTAGCCGAAAGATGAATTGGGTTGCAAAAGATGGTTACAGAGCCTTAAACGCATGGGTATTATATTTTGGACTACCCGCCATCTCATTCCATTACCTTCCTAAACTTACTTGGGATAACAGTTTAATTTTTACTATTCTTTGCCCCATCATCGTATTGGCAGGAGGGATTCTGTTTTTCTATAGTATCGGTAGCATTCTTGGGCTTTCAAAACGTACGTCCCATACGATGATGTTAGTCGCAGGCCTAAGTAATACATCCTTTGTTGGTTTCCCGCTCATCACTGCATATTTCGGAACGCAGGGACTACCCATCGGCATTGTGGCCGATCAGATGACCTTTTTTCTCTTATCCTCAGCCGGCGTATTGATCGCCACAAAAGGAAGTCTAAATGCAAATAAGAAAGTAAGCTTGACCTTTATCATCAAACGTGTATTCACTTTTCCACCTTTGATTGGTTGCTTATTGGCATTGCTCATCACACAGATTGCTGACTTAAGTTCTCTGGATGATTTTTTTCATCTCATTGCGAGTACTGTATCGCCGATCGCACTTTTTTCCATAGGTCTCCAACTCAATTTTACAATTGTAAAAAGCGAAGTCCCGAACATTACCTATGCGATGTTGTATAAGCTCATTTTAGCGCCCCTTATCGTGTTCCTTTTAGCGTACGTGCTAGGCTATCGCGGTGAGATTGTCGCAATATCCATCTTCGAGATGGCAATGCCTAGTTTAGTGGCAACGAGCATTGTTATCGACCAATTTAAATTGAATAGCAAATTAGGAAATAGTGTTATTGGTTTAAGCATTCCGTTAAGTCTATTAACCACCTACGTTTGGTATGAGATTTTGAATTTTTTCATTATGTAA
- a CDS encoding acyl-[acyl-carrier-protein] thioesterase, giving the protein MTEGIFEKDWKLNFTQCYPNGQLKYSELDNILQVTASEHADILGFGTKAILRTKQSWVLSRMLIEIEKLPMFEQTIKVRTWIQDFTGSRSTRNFEVLFGERRLIASTSLWAVFNIEARRAEPLIASTDHVVPHPDRIMTSRTAERIDGNVSFNKIRDYQVVLSDLDIVNHANNVKYMDWCFDALDPKDVLTGKIKSIEMNFLRELSYGNQVAINEAKIDELTSIYSISKADRPHFLMQLTKKG; this is encoded by the coding sequence ATGACTGAAGGCATCTTCGAAAAGGACTGGAAACTGAACTTTACCCAATGTTATCCAAACGGGCAACTGAAGTACAGCGAACTGGACAATATACTACAAGTTACGGCTAGTGAACATGCTGATATTTTAGGGTTTGGAACGAAAGCAATACTCCGCACCAAACAATCCTGGGTACTCAGTAGAATGCTTATCGAAATCGAAAAGCTCCCGATGTTCGAACAGACCATTAAGGTAAGGACATGGATACAAGACTTTACAGGATCTCGCTCTACGCGTAATTTTGAAGTGTTATTTGGCGAACGCCGTTTGATTGCTTCAACAAGCCTATGGGCGGTTTTCAATATCGAGGCACGCCGCGCTGAGCCTCTGATTGCCAGCACCGACCATGTGGTGCCTCACCCCGACCGCATCATGACTTCGAGAACGGCGGAGCGTATCGATGGCAATGTGTCCTTCAATAAAATTAGAGACTATCAGGTGGTGCTATCCGATCTAGATATTGTGAACCACGCGAACAACGTTAAATATATGGATTGGTGTTTCGATGCACTGGATCCCAAGGATGTACTGACCGGAAAAATAAAGTCTATCGAGATGAACTTCCTGAGGGAGCTTTCGTACGGAAATCAGGTCGCGATCAATGAAGCGAAGATTGATGAACTAACAAGCATCTATAGTATCAGCAAGGCGGATCGCCCGCATTTTTTGATGCAGCTAACGAAAAAAGGATAA
- a CDS encoding Gfo/Idh/MocA family protein — protein MENLNRRGFIKSSSGLVGAAALTSGVVGKVFAAGSDVIKIALIGCGGRGTGAAFDAFASGQNIQLVAMADAFKDNLDKTYATLKEKFGDKVNVPDSRKYVGFDGYKAAIADADVVLLTTPPGFRPVHFAEAIRAGKHVFMEKAVATDIPGVRSVLETAKEAKRKKLNVVVGLQRRYQNNYREAIQRIHDGAIGDVVSGQVYWNSGGVWVRPRKPGQTEMEYQMRNWYYFNWLCGDHIVEQHVHNIDIANWVKGKYPVSIQGTGSRAHRTGKEYGEIYDNFALEMTYDDGTVVYSQCRHFEGISNRVDETFQATKGRVYLSASNQAILWDAQGKEIYRHNTKGNPNPYQQEHKELFEAIAKGEYKFDNAEYGAYSSLAGIIGRIAVYTGKVIKWDEAMKSNIDLMPDRLAWDAMPKVVPNADGFYPVAVPGHDVEKYI, from the coding sequence ATGGAAAATCTAAATCGTAGAGGATTTATTAAATCTTCATCGGGCCTTGTGGGTGCAGCGGCATTGACAAGTGGGGTAGTAGGAAAAGTATTTGCAGCTGGGAGCGATGTGATCAAGATCGCTTTAATTGGTTGCGGTGGCCGCGGAACAGGTGCTGCATTTGACGCTTTTGCCTCTGGGCAGAACATTCAATTAGTAGCTATGGCGGATGCTTTCAAGGATAATTTGGATAAAACATACGCGACCTTAAAAGAGAAATTTGGTGATAAAGTGAATGTTCCGGATAGCCGTAAGTATGTAGGTTTTGACGGATATAAAGCGGCAATTGCGGATGCTGATGTTGTTTTATTGACGACGCCTCCAGGTTTCCGCCCGGTTCATTTTGCTGAGGCTATTCGCGCAGGCAAACATGTCTTCATGGAGAAAGCTGTTGCGACAGATATTCCAGGTGTTCGCAGTGTATTGGAAACTGCTAAAGAAGCGAAACGTAAGAAATTAAATGTCGTTGTTGGATTACAGCGTCGTTATCAAAATAACTATCGCGAGGCTATCCAACGTATTCATGATGGGGCAATCGGCGATGTAGTATCCGGACAAGTGTACTGGAATAGCGGTGGTGTTTGGGTTCGTCCGCGCAAACCGGGACAGACCGAGATGGAATACCAAATGCGTAACTGGTATTATTTTAACTGGTTATGTGGCGACCATATCGTTGAACAGCATGTTCACAATATCGACATCGCAAACTGGGTGAAGGGCAAATATCCGGTTTCTATTCAAGGTACAGGTTCCAGAGCACATAGAACTGGGAAAGAATATGGTGAGATCTATGATAATTTCGCTTTAGAGATGACTTACGATGATGGTACGGTGGTATATAGCCAGTGTCGCCACTTCGAAGGAATTTCCAACCGTGTGGATGAGACATTCCAAGCAACTAAGGGACGTGTTTATCTATCCGCGAGTAACCAAGCTATCCTTTGGGATGCGCAAGGTAAAGAGATTTACAGACATAACACCAAGGGGAATCCGAACCCATATCAGCAAGAGCATAAGGAATTATTTGAAGCGATTGCGAAAGGTGAATACAAGTTTGATAATGCTGAATACGGTGCGTACAGCAGCTTAGCAGGTATTATCGGTCGTATCGCAGTCTATACTGGTAAAGTTATTAAATGGGATGAGGCGATGAAATCTAATATTGATTTGATGCCTGATCGCCTAGCGTGGGATGCTATGCCTAAGGTGGTTCCAAATGCAGACGGGTTCTACCCGGTTGCTGTCCCTGGCCATGATGTAGAAAAATATATCTAA